In Silene latifolia isolate original U9 population chromosome X, ASM4854445v1, whole genome shotgun sequence, the following proteins share a genomic window:
- the LOC141623532 gene encoding uncharacterized protein LOC141623532, with protein sequence MSLLPKLRCVTVDVTGTLLAYKGELGDYYCMAAKAAGLPCPDYKRVHEGFKLAYTDMAKKYPCFGHAAKMPNIVWWKTCVTDSFKKAGYEYDEETFEKIFRRIYSSFGSSAPYVLFPDSIPFLRWVRAKGIPVGLVSNAEYRYRDVILPALGLHQGSEWDFGVFSGLEGVEKPDPRIYEIALERAGNVALEDALHIGDSFRKDYLPAKSLGMHAILLDRFKIPDAENWRKDGIPVYPDLASVQELLDSDNLS encoded by the exons ATGTCACTCCTCCCAAAGTTGCGTTGTGTAACAGTTGATGTTACTGGTACTCTATTAGCTTACAAGGGGGAACTAGGAGATTATTATTGCATGGCTGCTAAAGCTGCAGGATTACCTTGCCCCGACTACAAACGTGTACATGAAGGCTTCAAACTTGCATATACTGATATGGCCAAGAAGTATCCTTGTTTCGGTCATGCAGCAAAGATGCCTAATATCGTTTGGTGGAAGACATGTGTTACGGACTCCTTTAAAAAG GCTGGTTATGAGTATGATGAGGAGACATTTGAGAAAATTTTCAGGCGCATTTATTCATCTTTTGGCTCTTCTGCACCTTATGTTCTATTCCCTGATTCAATTCCTTTCCTAAGATGGGTTCGTGCAAAAGGTATCCCAGTTGGGCTTGTTAGCAATGCAGAGTACCGTTATCGAGATGTGATACTTCCAGCCTTAGGTTTGCATCAG GGTTCTGAATGGGATTTTGGAGTGTTCTCTGGTCTGGAAGGCGTGGAAAAGCCAGATCCCAGGATTTACGAGATTGCTTTGGAGAGGGCCGGAAATGTTGCACTGGAAGACGCTTTACACATTGGAGATAGTTTCCGTAAGGATTATCTTCCAGCGAAGAGTTTGGGAATGCATGCAATACTACTTGATAGATTTAAAATTCCCGATGCTGAGAACTGGAGAAAGGACGGCATTCCTGTTTATCCTGATTTGGCATCTGTACAAGAGCTTCTAGATTCTGATAACTTGTCTTGA